The nucleotide sequence AGAATAATAGCGGGCGATTCGGCCGTATTATATGCCTTGCCAATCATGTCATCGGCGTTGTAATGCTTGATGATGTGATAGCCCGTAGTGGTTTTAAACCCGCCTCCCGGATTGCCCGCCAGTCTCGGATAGGTACGTCCGTCTTCGCGGTCATAGCGGTAGATGTCCGTATCGTCGGGGTGCAGAATCGTCTGACGGAGGCGGGGATCACGGTTTTCAAACACATCTTCAAAGGTTTCGTCGCCCTTGTACAGGGGTGAAAGTGTTATGGGTAGGCCGTCGGTGCAGAGGTAATCCTCTACCAGACTTTTGGTAGCCCCTCCCGTGTAGCCGAAATAAGCCTGGATATGGTTAGTAAACACCCCTAGTTTGTATTTTCGCCAGGCCATAACCTCGGGATTGCCGGTTAGATCAAGAATGCGGTGGTAGGCATTGTAGTCGCTTTCGGGATGGCCGGTCATGTACAGGCGGTAGGGCCCATTATCCATCACTTCCTTAGCTGCTTTGGCGGCTTCTTCCAGCCACATTTGTGAGTCTCCGGCTCCATGGTACTTGTTCCAGGTACCTTCGTATAAGCATATCCGTGCTTTTACCAATAGGGCTGCCCAGCGATTGAGCCGACCCGGCGCATTGCCGTCGCCCCAGTCGGCCGGTAGATTTTCGGCAGCAAAAGTGAGGTCTTCCAGTACCTTCTGCATCGCTTCGGCCCGGGGCGTGCGCGCCGCGTACAACTCTTCGGAGTCGATGTTCAGCTCACGTTCTACGAAAGGAACGTCACCAAATTTCTGGACCTTTTCGCCATAAAACCAGCCGCGGAACAACCGGGCTTCTCCGGCATACTTGTTAATGGTAGCCTGAGGGATATCGGCCCGGTCGTAGTTGGCCAAGCCTACGTTGATGGCCCGGATGAAATTCCAGCCCTGGTAGCCGAACCATTCGGGATTGGAGGGTACATTGTGTTTTCCAGCCCGTACCTGTTGGAACCGCACGTGCCGCGGTTCACGGGG is from Salmonirosea aquatica and encodes:
- a CDS encoding RagB/SusD family nutrient uptake outer membrane protein; translation: MKNNILKFSCALIVTFLVSGCNDEFLERYPLDQITNETFWNTENDLAVYNNSLYNLVRNDVAVPILMGHTDGFNSHFGNIWAQDEFSDNMAPREPRHVRFQQVRAGKHNVPSNPEWFGYQGWNFIRAINVGLANYDRADIPQATINKYAGEARLFRGWFYGEKVQKFGDVPFVERELNIDSEELYAARTPRAEAMQKVLEDLTFAAENLPADWGDGNAPGRLNRWAALLVKARICLYEGTWNKYHGAGDSQMWLEEAAKAAKEVMDNGPYRLYMTGHPESDYNAYHRILDLTGNPEVMAWRKYKLGVFTNHIQAYFGYTGGATKSLVEDYLCTDGLPITLSPLYKGDETFEDVFENRDPRLRQTILHPDDTDIYRYDREDGRTYPRLAGNPGGGFKTTTGYHIIKHYNADDMIGKAYNTAESPAIILRFAEVLLTYAEAKAELGTITQADLDASINKLRDRVAMPHLMLGNVPVDPRYTADGITPLIAEIRRERRIELFMEGHRYKDLKRWKQGKKLEIPDMGMRWSEANKARFSPTTMETSIDPVSGKEYIDVYKGTDWANPVFDESKHYLWPIPLNTLAQNPAIEQNPGWD